In one window of Paenarthrobacter nicotinovorans DNA:
- a CDS encoding aldehyde dehydrogenase (NADP(+)) has protein sequence MSTATLDLTAVTAAATAAAKVTAAASDAERAAWLTAVADALDANVTELVAIADSETSLGTVRLAGEVARTSGQLRLFANVITEGSYLEAVIDHADPSATPPKPELRRILRPIGPVAVFSASNFPFAFSVAGGDTASALAVGCPVVVKAHSGHLRLSQRTAEIVTEALAKAGAPDGIFALVSGREAGTALVQDPAIKAVGFTGSIPGGRALFDLATSRPEPIPFYGELGSLNPVVITADALAERGQQLAAGLAGSFTQGAGQFCTKPGLVFIPAGSDFASHLAEASKDKPTAAMLTERIAEAYPDGLRNVAEQPGVAVVSGTVEQDSLADGAAPVVFSTSAANVLERPDELLEECFGPTTLLIEYASQDELSAALAKVPGSLTGTVHAQPGEDVSALVEQLSTLAGRVLFDGWPTGVAVNWAQQHGGPYPATTSLFTSVGATAVRRFQRPVAYQDAPESVLHPALHDSNPLGIPRRVDGVLTLG, from the coding sequence TTGAGTACAGCAACTCTTGACCTGACCGCCGTCACGGCCGCAGCCACGGCAGCGGCGAAGGTGACCGCAGCAGCTTCCGACGCCGAACGCGCGGCCTGGCTGACCGCCGTCGCCGACGCTTTGGACGCCAACGTCACCGAACTGGTAGCAATCGCCGACTCTGAAACAAGCCTCGGGACCGTCCGGCTCGCGGGCGAGGTGGCGAGGACCAGCGGGCAGCTGCGCCTGTTCGCCAACGTCATCACTGAAGGCTCGTACCTCGAAGCCGTCATCGACCACGCTGACCCGTCCGCCACCCCGCCCAAGCCAGAGCTGCGCCGCATACTGCGGCCGATCGGTCCCGTGGCCGTGTTCTCGGCGTCGAACTTCCCGTTCGCGTTCTCCGTGGCGGGCGGCGATACAGCGTCCGCTCTGGCAGTTGGCTGCCCGGTGGTCGTCAAAGCACACTCGGGCCACCTTCGCCTGTCCCAGCGGACCGCGGAAATCGTCACCGAGGCGCTGGCCAAGGCCGGAGCCCCGGACGGAATCTTCGCGCTGGTCAGCGGACGCGAAGCCGGCACGGCACTGGTCCAGGACCCGGCCATCAAGGCAGTAGGCTTCACCGGCTCCATCCCCGGCGGCCGGGCGCTGTTCGATCTCGCGACGTCCCGCCCGGAGCCCATCCCGTTCTACGGTGAACTGGGCAGCTTGAACCCGGTGGTCATCACTGCGGACGCGCTCGCCGAACGCGGTCAGCAGCTAGCGGCAGGCCTGGCGGGTTCCTTTACCCAGGGCGCCGGCCAGTTCTGCACCAAGCCCGGACTGGTGTTCATCCCGGCGGGATCGGACTTCGCATCGCACCTTGCCGAGGCCAGCAAGGACAAGCCGACAGCCGCCATGCTGACCGAGCGCATCGCGGAAGCCTATCCGGACGGGCTGCGCAACGTTGCTGAGCAGCCGGGAGTCGCCGTCGTCAGCGGCACGGTGGAGCAGGACAGCCTGGCGGACGGCGCCGCGCCTGTGGTGTTCTCCACCAGCGCCGCAAATGTGCTGGAACGCCCGGATGAGTTGCTGGAGGAATGCTTCGGCCCCACCACGCTGCTGATCGAGTACGCCTCCCAGGACGAGCTGTCCGCCGCGCTCGCCAAGGTTCCCGGAAGCCTCACGGGCACTGTGCACGCACAACCCGGCGAGGACGTTTCTGCACTGGTGGAGCAGCTGAGCACTTTGGCCGGCAGGGTCCTGTTCGACGGTTGGCCCACGGGGGTGGCCGTGAACTGGGCCCAGCAACACGGCGGCCCCTACCCGGCCACGACCTCCTTGTTCACGTCCGTGGGCGCCACTGCAGTCCGCCGCTTCCAGCGCCCCGTGGCCTACCAGGACGCGCCGGAGAGCGTGCTGCACCCGGCGCTGCACGACTCCAACCCGCTGGGGATCCCGCGGCGCGTGGACGGCGTCCTGACGCTCGGCTAA
- a CDS encoding M24 family metallopeptidase codes for MTIPTQSAAVPATTAPGNVADRAVKRRRVLDILDAAGRDSLLLTSNTALTWYLDGSRVHISLAGDPIAALLVDRSGDHLVTFNNEAGRIAAEELPAGVSLDTVPWHGQLHAAAAALALDGNPLVEAAVTAELRAARQQLLPAETARYSELSVDAARAMTDVLTAATPETTEFELVSQLAARIVSVGAEPLVLLCNGAGRSDFRHPLATHSPIGRRAMAVVCARRNGLVANVTRWVAFDAGTPAELDAEARIAEVEADIFRATVPGARLNEVFTGIKAAYARHGFGDDQWTLHHQGGPAGYAGRDPRVTAEVTDTIVLNQPFTWNPSGPGVKIEDTVLLTDSGLRVLTVDERWPTTDVDGRRRPLTLRP; via the coding sequence ATGACCATACCTACTCAATCCGCTGCGGTTCCGGCAACGACAGCTCCGGGAAACGTTGCAGACCGTGCCGTGAAGCGTCGTCGGGTCCTAGACATCCTTGACGCTGCAGGCCGTGACTCATTGCTGCTCACGTCCAACACCGCCCTCACCTGGTACCTGGACGGCAGCCGGGTGCACATCAGCCTGGCCGGAGACCCCATTGCGGCCCTCCTGGTGGACCGCAGCGGCGACCACCTGGTCACGTTCAACAACGAGGCCGGGCGGATAGCTGCCGAAGAATTGCCGGCGGGCGTCAGCCTGGACACTGTGCCGTGGCACGGGCAGTTGCATGCGGCAGCGGCGGCCCTGGCCCTCGACGGCAACCCGCTGGTGGAAGCAGCCGTCACCGCGGAGCTGCGGGCTGCCCGCCAGCAGTTGCTCCCCGCCGAAACAGCCCGGTACTCCGAGCTTTCAGTCGATGCGGCGCGGGCGATGACAGACGTCCTGACGGCCGCAACCCCGGAAACAACGGAATTCGAACTGGTCTCGCAGCTGGCCGCCCGCATTGTGTCTGTGGGCGCCGAGCCACTGGTCCTCCTCTGCAACGGTGCCGGCCGCAGCGACTTCCGGCATCCCTTGGCCACCCACTCCCCGATCGGCCGCCGTGCCATGGCCGTGGTGTGCGCACGCCGGAACGGCCTGGTTGCCAACGTGACCCGGTGGGTGGCTTTCGACGCCGGCACTCCCGCTGAGCTCGACGCCGAGGCCCGCATCGCAGAAGTGGAGGCCGACATTTTCCGGGCCACGGTCCCGGGAGCACGGCTCAACGAGGTCTTCACCGGGATCAAGGCAGCTTACGCCCGCCACGGATTCGGTGATGATCAGTGGACGCTTCACCACCAGGGTGGTCCCGCAGGCTACGCGGGCCGCGACCCCCGGGTCACCGCAGAGGTCACGGACACCATCGTCCTCAACCAGCCCTTCACGTGGAACCCATCCGGGCCCGGAGTGAAGATCGAGGACACCGTACTGCTCACGGATTCCGGCCTGCGCGTCCTGACCGTAGACGAGCGGTGGCCGACCACCGACGTGGACGGCCGCCGTCGTCCCCTGACCTTGCGTCCCTGA